From Listeria innocua:
CTATTATTACAAATGAGCGTTGGGAGCAATATTTAAAATTAATACACGACTCCATAGATAATGATTATTCTCTACGATTTACTACGTATTCTGGTGGTTATGAACATCATGTTTCAGGCAAATGTTACTTATTTAATGAGTCATTGAAGACTATTTTAGTCAATGGAATTATTGTGCGAGATATAGAAATACTCTCGATTGAAAGGTTGTGATTTGGATGACCTACAAGGATAGAGGAATTAAAAAGTGGCAAGGATTTTTCTTAAGTGAACATAATGACCAAATGGATCAACAGCAAGCTTCTTCTAAGCTGAAATGGCGAGAAGCTATGTCGTCAGAATGCATTGAGAGTGTGTTAAGTGCTGCTATCACACATCAGTCTTCATTAGTGATACAAAAAAAGCCCCTAAATGCGGATGCTTTTCCAGAACCAGATGTCATAGGCAGAATTGCTGGAATAGATGGTGATATTATTTTTATTCAAGCAGCTTCCGGAGTTATTTCCCTGTCTTTCTACAGTATCTTAAACATTGAAGAACGGACAACAGAAAAATGGTACAGATAGAAGATTATTCTCATGCACCACGAAAAGATATTCTGTGTATCGATGTAAAATCATTCTTTGCTAGTGTCGAATGCGTGAAGCGTGGATTAGATCCTTTAAAAGC
This genomic window contains:
- a CDS encoding YolD-like family protein, which produces MEKLLIGKKYDERVTQPIITNERWEQYLKLIHDSIDNDYSLRFTTYSGGYEHHVSGKCYLFNESLKTILVNGIIVRDIEILSIERL